The proteins below are encoded in one region of Vespa velutina chromosome 21, iVesVel2.1, whole genome shotgun sequence:
- the LOC124956280 gene encoding 40S ribosomal protein S10-like: MLMPKKNRVAIYEYLFKEGVMVAKKDYHASKHPELETIPNLEVIKAMQSLKSRGYVKEQFAWRHFYWYLTNEGIEYLRGFLHLPPEIVPSTLKRQVRSETSRPRPAAGPRSEASRPTEDRAGYRRGPGGLTGPGDKKADVGAGTGDLEFRGGFGRGKAP, translated from the exons ATGTTGATGCCAAAAAAGAATCGTGTGGCCATATacgaatatctttttaaagaagGTGTAATGGTAGCGAAAAAGGACTACCATGCTTCAAAGCATCCAGAGTTAGAAACAATTCCAAATTTAGAAGTTATTAAAGCAATGCAG TCCCTCAAATCCAGAGGTTATGTCAAAGAGCAATTTGCTTGGCGACATTTTTATTGGTATTTGACCAATGAGGGAATTGAATATTTACGTGGATTCTTGCATCTACCACCAGAAATTGTTCCATCTACGCTCAAGAGACAAGTTAGGTCAGAAACTTCAAGACCCAGGCCTGCCGCAGGTCCAAGGAGCGAGGCTTCAAGACCGACAGAAGACCGTGCTGGTTACAGACGAGGGCCAGGAGGTCTTACTGGACCTGGCGATAAAAAAGCCGATGTTGGTGCAGGTACAGGTGACTTAGAATTCCGTGGTGGCTTTGGACGTGGAAAAGCCccgtaa